A DNA window from Methanococcus voltae PS contains the following coding sequences:
- the hisD gene encoding histidinol dehydrogenase, translating into MIFKKIDDLNEEEIQKIMDRNKTNMDNILPIVGDILKNVRENKDSALKEYTKKFDGVDIENFRVTKEEIETAYENVDSKVVCSLEQAHENIYEFHKAQLDNLKEWALEKDGISTGQIIRPIEKAGCYVPGGKAFYPSSVLMTTIPAKVAGVKEVVVTSPPNGTKGNYATLVASDICKVDSIFKLGGAQAIASLAYGTESIPKVDIIVGPGNIFVTTAKKLVYGEVAIDFPAGPSEVLIICDEETNVDYVALDFLAQAEHDPNASCVITTTSEDKAVEIKNRIIETAQNAKRKEIIVKALENSAIVYGSLDQCIDLSNEYAPEHLEIMTKNPREVLKYINNAGSIFLGHYAPVPVGDYASGTNHVLPTSGCAKMYSGLSVETFIKKPTVQELTRDGLKSIADVVTTIAEAEGLYNHAEAIKGRLK; encoded by the coding sequence ATTATTTTTAAAAAAATTGATGATTTAAATGAAGAAGAAATTCAAAAAATAATGGACAGAAATAAGACTAATATGGACAATATATTGCCAATAGTCGGCGATATCCTCAAAAATGTTAGGGAAAATAAAGATTCTGCATTGAAAGAATATACAAAAAAGTTTGACGGTGTCGATATCGAAAACTTTAGGGTTACTAAAGAAGAAATTGAGACTGCGTATGAAAATGTAGATTCTAAAGTCGTATGTAGCTTAGAACAAGCTCACGAAAATATCTACGAGTTCCACAAAGCTCAACTTGATAATTTAAAAGAATGGGCATTGGAAAAAGATGGAATTAGTACTGGACAAATCATAAGACCTATTGAAAAAGCGGGTTGCTACGTTCCAGGTGGGAAAGCTTTCTATCCATCATCTGTCTTAATGACCACAATTCCTGCAAAGGTTGCAGGCGTTAAAGAAGTCGTTGTAACATCCCCTCCAAATGGAACCAAGGGTAATTATGCAACCTTAGTGGCTTCTGATATTTGTAAGGTAGATAGCATCTTTAAACTAGGGGGTGCTCAAGCAATTGCAAGTTTAGCATATGGTACTGAAAGCATTCCTAAAGTTGATATTATCGTAGGTCCGGGTAACATATTTGTTACAACCGCTAAAAAATTAGTTTACGGAGAAGTAGCAATTGATTTCCCAGCGGGGCCATCAGAAGTCTTAATAATTTGCGATGAGGAAACAAATGTGGATTATGTGGCTCTTGACTTCTTAGCACAGGCTGAACACGACCCTAATGCATCTTGTGTGATTACAACTACTTCAGAAGATAAAGCGGTTGAAATTAAGAACCGAATAATTGAAACTGCACAGAATGCTAAGAGAAAGGAAATAATAGTAAAAGCTTTGGAAAATTCCGCAATAGTTTACGGTAGTTTAGACCAATGTATAGACTTATCAAACGAATATGCTCCAGAGCACCTTGAAATAATGACCAAAAACCCAAGAGAAGTTTTAAAATACATTAATAATGCAGGAAGCATATTTTTGGGTCACTACGCACCAGTACCGGTTGGTGATTATGCAAGCGGTACAAATCACGTTTTACCAACGTCAGGATGTGCAAAAATGTACTCAGGACTTAGCGTAGAAACATTTATTAAAAAGCCTACAGTTCAGGAATTAACTAGAGATGGCTTAAAAAGTATTGCAGATGTTGTAACCACCATTGCAGAAGCAGAAGGTTTATATAACCACGCTGAAGCAATTAAAGGTAGGTTAAAATAG
- a CDS encoding undecaprenyl-diphosphate phosphatase produces MLGFEQIILGIVQGFTEFLPVSSSGHLAIISKLLSIEPQISYFAALHFATFLAVFMFVKEDVIEITKGLVKKDKSSMDLSFKLIISTIPAVIVGLLLKNFFTSFYGSLKFIGLFLAITGIMMIMSDKINHGTKSMYDISHKDALLVGITQAFAILPGISRSGSTLFTSVYRGMKKEDAFKYSFIMSLPVTAGAGVLELSDVALTFESIVGLVFATLSGLIALSIVKKLIINNKLKIFGYYCIIMSILVIMFL; encoded by the coding sequence ATGTTAGGATTTGAACAAATTATACTAGGTATAGTCCAGGGATTTACAGAATTTTTACCCGTTTCAAGCTCTGGACACTTGGCAATTATCTCCAAATTGTTGTCAATTGAACCACAGATAAGTTATTTTGCAGCTTTGCATTTTGCTACTTTTTTGGCAGTTTTTATGTTCGTTAAAGAGGACGTAATAGAAATTACCAAAGGATTAGTTAAAAAAGATAAATCCTCTATGGATTTAAGTTTTAAATTGATTATATCAACCATACCAGCCGTTATCGTAGGATTATTGTTAAAAAACTTTTTTACGTCATTTTACGGTTCTTTAAAATTTATCGGTTTATTCTTAGCTATTACTGGTATTATGATGATTATGTCGGATAAAATAAACCATGGAACTAAATCCATGTATGATATAAGCCATAAAGACGCTTTATTGGTCGGAATCACTCAAGCATTTGCAATATTACCTGGAATTTCACGTAGTGGTTCTACCCTATTTACTTCAGTATATAGGGGAATGAAAAAAGAGGACGCATTTAAATACTCATTTATAATGAGTTTACCAGTTACAGCAGGTGCTGGAGTTCTTGAATTAAGCGACGTAGCATTAACTTTTGAGTCAATTGTTGGATTAGTGTTCGCCACACTTTCGGGATTAATTGCCTTATCAATTGTTAAAAAATTAATAATAAACAATAAATTAAAAATATTTGGGTATTATTGTATTATAATGTCAATTTTGGTAATAATGTTCCTATAA
- the larE gene encoding ATP-dependent sacrificial sulfur transferase LarE, protein MDKEKFKDIKNFFRGKKVIVSYSGGIDSTLVAKLAQNGDECVAVTIDNGFFSKSALKYAEKKAKLMNLKHVVIDVNQLDENACVENRCYECKKIMAKILTEIKDQLEYDIIVDGTIYEDLVEDRPGLDAYREYGVVSPLADNKITKDDVKEFSYYLGLDIPKKETCIATRVLDTPITKEKMQMSELAEDFIMNLLDITGYFRVRTLKDIAIIEVSNKDAQKFLKTNIFEEIDTKLKELGYHRVMLDLSLK, encoded by the coding sequence ATGGATAAAGAAAAATTTAAAGATATAAAAAATTTTTTTAGGGGTAAAAAAGTAATTGTTTCTTACTCTGGCGGGATAGATAGTACTTTAGTAGCAAAATTAGCTCAAAATGGAGACGAATGTGTTGCAGTAACTATTGATAATGGATTTTTTTCAAAAAGTGCTTTGAAATACGCTGAAAAAAAGGCAAAACTAATGAATTTAAAACACGTTGTTATCGATGTTAATCAATTGGATGAAAACGCTTGCGTAGAAAATAGATGTTACGAATGTAAAAAGATAATGGCAAAAATTTTAACTGAAATAAAAGACCAATTGGAATATGATATTATCGTTGATGGTACTATTTACGAGGACCTTGTAGAAGATAGACCTGGTTTAGATGCTTATCGTGAGTATGGGGTTGTTTCACCCTTAGCAGATAATAAAATAACAAAAGATGATGTAAAAGAATTTTCATACTATCTGGGATTAGATATTCCAAAAAAAGAAACTTGCATAGCTACAAGAGTCTTGGATACGCCAATAACCAAAGAAAAAATGCAAATGTCAGAACTTGCAGAAGATTTTATAATGAATCTATTGGATATTACGGGTTATTTTAGAGTTAGAACTTTAAAAGACATTGCAATAATTGAAGTAAGCAACAAAGATGCACAGAAATTTTTAAAAACCAATATATTTGAAGAAATTGATACAAAGTTAAAAGAATTAGGTTATCACAGAGTTATGTTGGATTTAAGCTTAAAATAG
- the sppA gene encoding signal peptide peptidase SppA: MKFEDESKPDSENNQNELNDEPKDNNNNNIIANTNNTNNNDNDKNTNKSIDKHESKTKTKNKNSKSLVYLFIVIIVIAILLTSSLYFVNLLGAEEEHANIALIDFNGALYLDTPQDDLFTEYPPDVYDYIDWLDEAEKNPDIKGIIIKINSPGGSSIASTKLAKKIKEVSKTKPTIAYIEAMGASAAYSAASSTGYIISEKEAIVGSIGVRMDILHYYGLMEKIGVNSTIIKGGKYKDIASPYRPMTEEEHAMLQRMVNNSYVEFVSQVAEDRNMTYEQANNLAQGKIYDGRDALKLGLVDENGDFDQAVKVLAKRTNLSPNDVSIKTYSKEDTRADTLFGFSSKEAFYYVGKGIGSEMSRSFSQEMYENSYNYELVQ; encoded by the coding sequence ATGAAGTTCGAAGATGAATCAAAACCTGATTCCGAAAATAATCAAAATGAATTGAACGATGAACCAAAAGATAATAACAACAATAATATAATTGCAAATACCAATAATACGAATAATAACGATAACGATAAAAATACAAATAAATCTATCGATAAACATGAATCTAAAACTAAAACTAAAAATAAGAATTCTAAAAGTTTAGTGTATTTATTCATTGTAATCATCGTAATTGCAATATTATTAACAAGTTCATTATACTTCGTAAATTTATTAGGGGCTGAAGAAGAACACGCAAACATTGCATTAATTGATTTTAACGGTGCTTTGTATTTAGACACGCCTCAAGATGATTTATTCACAGAATATCCTCCAGATGTTTATGATTACATTGATTGGTTGGACGAAGCTGAAAAAAACCCTGATATCAAAGGTATAATCATAAAAATAAACTCACCTGGCGGTAGTAGCATAGCAAGTACTAAATTAGCTAAAAAAATAAAAGAAGTATCAAAAACTAAACCTACAATAGCATACATTGAAGCTATGGGCGCATCTGCAGCTTATAGTGCCGCTTCATCAACAGGGTATATCATATCCGAAAAAGAAGCGATCGTCGGTAGTATTGGGGTAAGAATGGATATCTTACATTACTATGGATTAATGGAAAAAATAGGCGTAAACTCTACAATTATCAAAGGCGGTAAATACAAAGATATTGCGTCACCATATCGTCCAATGACTGAAGAAGAACATGCAATGTTGCAAAGAATGGTTAATAATTCATACGTGGAATTTGTATCGCAAGTAGCAGAAGATAGGAATATGACCTATGAACAAGCCAATAATCTTGCACAAGGTAAAATTTACGATGGTAGAGATGCTTTAAAGCTCGGTTTAGTTGACGAGAATGGAGATTTCGACCAAGCAGTTAAAGTATTGGCAAAACGTACAAACTTATCACCTAACGATGTATCGATTAAGACCTATTCAAAAGAAGATACTAGAGCCGACACATTATTTGGATTTAGCTCAAAAGAAGCTTTTTATTACGTTGGTAAAGGTATAGGTTCAGAAATGAGCCGTAGTTTTTCACAAGAGATGTATGAAAACTCCTATAATTATGAATTAGTTCAATAA
- a CDS encoding winged helix-turn-helix domain-containing protein yields the protein MIRYVAYKIKPEEFLNNEISNKALNLNGKYIHRVRLLGKASNITQEGVKTFQVNDVVVKDFENTSENKFQEGDLVDIIGRIGIYNEERYVSLEVLSNKSENAEKWTQLREKEIEETRKYVNDEGNQTYNRDEYQEGEFSGSSGSSGDGFEDMENEALEELFGELDAKDNVLDIIKNNNEIGYYDILDLAEISEEELDGILEELIDNSEIYEPKPRVYREM from the coding sequence ATGATTAGGTATGTAGCATACAAAATAAAGCCAGAAGAGTTTTTAAACAATGAAATATCGAATAAAGCTTTAAATTTAAATGGAAAATACATTCACAGAGTTAGATTACTAGGAAAAGCTTCTAACATTACGCAAGAAGGCGTAAAAACATTCCAAGTAAACGACGTTGTTGTAAAGGATTTTGAAAATACTTCCGAAAACAAATTCCAAGAAGGCGATTTGGTGGATATAATCGGAAGAATCGGGATATATAATGAAGAAAGATACGTTTCTTTGGAAGTTCTCAGTAATAAATCCGAAAATGCCGAAAAATGGACTCAACTTAGGGAAAAAGAAATCGAAGAAACTAGAAAATACGTGAATGACGAAGGTAATCAAACATACAATAGAGATGAGTACCAAGAAGGCGAGTTTTCCGGTTCCAGCGGTTCATCAGGTGATGGATTTGAAGATATGGAAAACGAAGCTTTGGAAGAACTTTTTGGAGAATTAGATGCTAAAGATAACGTTTTAGATATTATAAAAAATAATAATGAAATAGGTTACTACGATATTTTAGATTTGGCAGAAATCTCTGAAGAGGAGTTAGATGGAATTTTAGAAGAACTAATCGATAATTCCGAAATTTACGAACCAAAACCAAGAGTATATCGTGAAATGTAA
- a CDS encoding RNA-binding domain-containing protein yields MIINLRAFLKPTESYDKVAKAIKNIFPDAELTLEDQKYVLGTAKDINVFKQLLRTEEILDTGRMVLERGASDKLSKFYINKQAAFSNTLNFDKDVHGGIRISIIIDEKDEEEFKYSKNYKYYEDYEGDVSPALLHLIKSIAPKTKHGYIINEYELDEY; encoded by the coding sequence ATGATTATAAACTTACGAGCATTTTTAAAACCAACTGAAAGCTATGATAAAGTAGCTAAAGCAATAAAAAACATATTTCCTGACGCAGAATTAACTTTGGAAGACCAAAAATATGTTTTAGGAACTGCAAAAGATATTAATGTATTTAAACAATTATTACGAACTGAGGAAATATTGGATACTGGAAGAATGGTTTTAGAAAGAGGAGCTTCAGATAAATTATCTAAATTTTACATAAATAAACAAGCTGCTTTTTCAAATACATTAAATTTCGATAAAGATGTACACGGCGGTATTAGAATATCTATTATAATTGATGAAAAAGACGAAGAAGAGTTTAAATACTCAAAAAACTATAAATATTACGAAGATTATGAAGGAGACGTTAGTCCAGCATTGTTGCATTTAATTAAGAGTATTGCACCAAAAACTAAACACGGATATATAATCAATGAGTACGAATTGGACGAATATTAA
- the eif1A gene encoding translation initiation factor eIF-1A, which yields MDPRQQQTQPTRVRTPRKEENELLGIIEQMLGASRVRVRCMDGKLRMGRIPGKLKRKIWVRENDVVIVTPWEVQGDEKCDIIWRYTKGQVDWLNKRGYLDFMHQ from the coding sequence ATGGACCCAAGACAACAACAAACACAACCTACTAGAGTTAGAACTCCAAGAAAAGAAGAAAATGAACTTTTAGGAATTATCGAACAAATGTTAGGCGCAAGTAGAGTAAGAGTAAGATGTATGGACGGTAAATTAAGAATGGGAAGAATTCCTGGTAAATTAAAAAGAAAAATCTGGGTAAGAGAAAACGATGTTGTAATTGTAACCCCTTGGGAAGTACAAGGAGACGAAAAATGCGATATTATCTGGAGATACACAAAAGGACAAGTTGACTGGTTAAATAAAAGAGGATACTTAGATTTCATGCATCAGTAA